In a genomic window of Blastocatellia bacterium:
- a CDS encoding DUF4388 domain-containing protein — protein MNLGKERREAKRISYICEVECEGAGISRMATRITDLSITGAFIDSMINYAPGTQLTLKFRVKDQLIETEGVVRYSLRQMGMGVQFVNVRPEHLALLEHLIEGKPLAPPAPPAPPPVAVAPPAPAPAAVAPPAPAAPAQYMLTGNFAIVSLFDVIQIIENNHLTGALVIASVVAAGEIHFNDGRIVGAQLPGAVGQDALIKFLDVTEGSFTFNKSETEYPRTIQAGSNMGLMLDLLRIKDEEAAFSSLSDS, from the coding sequence ATGAATCTTGGGAAAGAGCGGCGCGAAGCTAAGCGCATCAGCTACATCTGCGAGGTCGAGTGCGAGGGCGCGGGGATCAGCCGCATGGCCACGCGCATCACCGATCTCAGCATCACCGGGGCGTTCATCGATTCGATGATCAACTACGCGCCCGGCACCCAACTGACGCTCAAGTTTCGTGTCAAAGACCAGCTCATAGAAACCGAGGGGGTCGTGCGCTATAGCCTGCGACAGATGGGCATGGGCGTGCAGTTTGTCAATGTGCGGCCCGAGCATCTCGCCCTGCTCGAACATCTGATCGAGGGCAAACCGCTCGCGCCGCCTGCGCCGCCTGCGCCCCCACCAGTCGCCGTAGCGCCGCCTGCGCCCGCGCCGGCCGCCGTAGCGCCGCCTGCGCCCGCCGCTCCCGCGCAGTACATGTTGACCGGCAACTTCGCCATCGTCAGCCTGTTTGACGTCATCCAGATCATCGAGAACAATCACCTGACCGGCGCGCTGGTCATCGCCTCGGTGGTCGCCGCCGGCGAGATTCATTTCAACGATGGCCGGATCGTCGGCGCGCAATTGCCCGGCGCGGTCGGCCAGGATGCGCTCATCAAATTCCTCGACGTCACCGAAGGCAGCTTCACTTTCAACAAATCCGAGACCGAATACCCGCGCACCATCCAGGCCGGCAGCAACATGGGGCTGATGCTCGACCTGTTGCGCATCAAGGACGAAGAAGCCGCCTTCTCTTCGCTCTCCGACTCGTAA
- a CDS encoding BACON domain-containing carbohydrate-binding protein, with protein sequence MKATPLRVIIVLTFFVALIAALNPVSSRAQDGGQSSSTDAGSQRAKRRLSRQQKGSAEVSPNVTCSFVLSPTSQAFGPAGGSNSFTVTVGNTCNWTAMTNDGWITINSGSGIGNGTVNYTLAQNISFNSRTGTITVGDKTFTVTQSGIPAQGLSYFKMDFDMDMKTDIGFYRNGLWGVLKSTTSYNTNNAQFFSWGGTGLHPITGDFDGDGKADIGYMAPPAGGQSAAFAILLSSRGYSFAAGQPLFIPAGFPSLGDIPIIADFDGDGKSDAGIWRATQGIWIIATSSSNFTNYIFAQWGQLGDIPLAADFDMDNKADIGFYRDGLWGVLKSTTSYNTNNAQFFSWGGAGRQPVIGDFDGDTKADIGYIEPPAGGQSAAYAILLSSRGYSFAAGQPLFIPAGFPSIGDTPIVGDFDGDGKYDPGVWRSSQGIWIIPTSSSNYTSYIFAQWGQAGDIPLPNTSGLHY encoded by the coding sequence ATGAAAGCAACCCCTCTGCGGGTCATTATCGTCCTTACTTTCTTTGTTGCTCTGATAGCGGCCCTCAACCCGGTGTCGAGCCGCGCCCAGGATGGCGGACAATCTTCTTCAACGGACGCCGGTTCGCAGAGGGCAAAGCGCCGCTTGTCCCGGCAGCAGAAGGGCAGCGCTGAGGTCAGCCCGAACGTCACTTGTTCCTTTGTCCTGTCCCCGACCAGTCAGGCTTTCGGCCCGGCGGGCGGCAGCAACAGCTTCACCGTCACGGTGGGCAACACCTGTAACTGGACGGCGATGACCAACGACGGCTGGATCACAATCAATTCCGGCAGCGGCATCGGCAACGGCACGGTCAACTACACCCTCGCGCAAAACATCAGCTTCAACTCGCGCACCGGCACGATCACGGTCGGCGACAAGACCTTCACGGTCACCCAGTCGGGCATCCCCGCACAGGGCTTGAGCTACTTCAAGATGGACTTCGACATGGACATGAAGACCGACATCGGCTTCTACCGCAACGGGCTGTGGGGGGTGTTGAAGTCAACGACGAGCTACAACACCAACAACGCGCAATTCTTCAGCTGGGGCGGCACCGGCTTGCACCCGATCACGGGCGACTTCGACGGCGACGGCAAAGCCGACATCGGATATATGGCGCCGCCCGCCGGCGGTCAGAGCGCCGCTTTCGCCATTCTGTTGTCGAGCCGCGGTTACAGCTTCGCGGCGGGCCAGCCGTTGTTCATACCGGCGGGCTTCCCATCCCTCGGCGATATTCCGATCATCGCGGACTTCGACGGCGACGGCAAATCTGATGCCGGCATCTGGCGCGCGACGCAAGGTATCTGGATCATCGCGACCTCGTCGTCAAACTTCACGAACTACATCTTCGCGCAGTGGGGTCAGCTGGGCGATATTCCGCTGGCGGCTGACTTTGACATGGATAACAAGGCCGACATCGGCTTCTACCGTGATGGGCTGTGGGGGGTGTTGAAGTCAACGACGAGCTACAACACCAACAATGCGCAATTCTTCAGTTGGGGCGGCGCCGGTCGGCAGCCGGTCATCGGCGACTTTGATGGAGACACCAAGGCGGACATCGGCTACATTGAGCCGCCCGCCGGCGGCCAGAGCGCGGCCTATGCCATTCTGTTGTCGAGCCGGGGCTACAGCTTCGCGGCGGGCCAGCCGTTGTTCATACCGGCGGGCTTCCCGTCCATCGGCGATACGCCCATCGTTGGCGACTTCGATGGCGACGGCAAATACGACCCGGGTGTCTGGCGCTCGTCGCAAGGCATCTGGATTATTCCGACTTCGTCGTCCAACTACACGAGCTACATCTTCGCGCAGTGGGGACAGGCGGGCGATATTCCGCTGCCGAACACCAGCGGGCTGCATTATTAA
- a CDS encoding alpha/beta fold hydrolase yields the protein MTLRSTMMFMLLVASLWPGARLAGQSAQSRQPGSLRFEPFEYSIEGQTIKGELGHLTVKENRGNPKTNLIELAFVRLKSTATRPGPPIIYLEGGPGASAIGGARFPEYMRAFTKLREVGDVILLDQRGVGYSRPNLTRLSPPLPLDFFVDQRKALDIIKERSREAARYFVEQGVDLRAYNTVESADDVDELRRALGAASVNLVGFSYGTHLGLAVIRRHPQHINRAALIGTEGPNHTEKLPSTSQRQIERISKLVAADPVVGAKVPDMTGLLKRVLERLERQPATVRITDHRSNKAVDVQVGKFGLQLILMIDLGDTSDLPTFPALLYTLDKGNYSILARYVEKRYNQFSAGIPVMMEVMDASSGATRERRAQIRREAKDSLLDNVMNFLDVGEIFGHPDLGDEYRSPIRTSVPTLFVSGSLDNNTPPEQADEVRRHFKSGSHIIVENAGHEDMLINHQVQQTIVDYFAGRDIRQVKISLPPLRFLPIPDIKAGGQ from the coding sequence ATGACTCTGCGCTCGACCATGATGTTTATGCTGCTGGTCGCTTCGTTGTGGCCGGGCGCGCGGCTCGCCGGCCAAAGCGCCCAGAGTCGCCAGCCCGGCAGCCTAAGGTTTGAGCCATTCGAATACAGTATCGAGGGGCAAACCATCAAAGGCGAGCTGGGCCATCTAACCGTCAAGGAGAACCGCGGCAATCCGAAGACTAATTTAATCGAGCTCGCCTTCGTGCGGCTCAAAAGCACCGCGACGCGCCCCGGGCCGCCCATCATCTACCTCGAAGGCGGCCCGGGCGCTTCTGCCATCGGCGGCGCGCGCTTCCCGGAGTATATGCGCGCCTTCACGAAGCTGCGTGAGGTTGGCGACGTCATCCTGCTCGATCAGCGCGGCGTCGGGTACTCGCGCCCCAATCTCACCAGGCTGTCGCCACCGCTGCCGCTCGATTTCTTTGTTGATCAAAGAAAGGCCCTCGACATCATCAAGGAGCGAAGCCGCGAAGCCGCCCGATACTTTGTCGAGCAGGGCGTTGACCTGCGCGCTTATAATACTGTCGAAAGCGCCGACGACGTCGATGAGTTGCGCCGGGCGTTGGGCGCCGCCAGCGTCAACCTCGTCGGGTTCAGCTACGGCACGCACCTGGGGCTCGCGGTCATTCGCCGTCACCCGCAGCACATCAATCGCGCGGCGCTGATCGGCACAGAGGGGCCGAACCACACCGAGAAACTCCCGAGCACATCGCAGAGACAAATCGAGAGAATATCTAAACTCGTGGCTGCCGATCCGGTAGTCGGCGCGAAGGTGCCTGACATGACCGGCCTGCTCAAGCGCGTTCTTGAGCGCTTGGAGAGGCAGCCGGCAACGGTACGGATTACCGACCACAGATCGAACAAGGCGGTTGATGTCCAGGTCGGTAAGTTCGGCCTGCAACTCATCCTGATGATCGATCTCGGCGACACGAGCGATCTTCCCACCTTTCCGGCGTTGCTTTATACCCTTGATAAAGGCAATTATTCGATACTTGCGCGCTACGTCGAAAAGCGATACAACCAGTTCAGCGCGGGCATTCCTGTAATGATGGAAGTAATGGACGCTTCTTCTGGCGCAACGCGAGAACGGCGAGCACAAATCAGGAGGGAAGCGAAGGACTCGCTTCTGGATAACGTGATGAACTTCCTGGATGTCGGCGAAATCTTTGGCCACCCCGACCTGGGCGATGAATACCGCTCTCCCATTCGCACAAGTGTGCCGACGCTTTTCGTCAGCGGCAGCCTGGATAACAACACGCCCCCTGAGCAAGCAGACGAGGTGCGCCGCCACTTCAAAAGCGGCTCCCACATTATTGTCGAAAACGCGGGCCACGAAGATATGCTGATCAATCACCAGGTGCAACAGACCATCGTTGATTATTTCGCCGGACGCGATATCCGTCAGGTCAAGATTTCGCTGCCACCTTTGCGCTTCTTGCCCATACCGGATATCAAGGCCGGCGGTCAGTAA
- a CDS encoding type IV pilus twitching motility protein PilT, with the protein MSPSIDQLLTITCSKGASDLHIKAGSFPFMRINGELMPMVEAQRLSAEDTLNMAFSIMNNRQKQRFSEMSEVDIAYGVSGLGRFRCNIFQQRGTVGMVLRVIPTTVRTAEELRLPPVIEKIGDEPRGLVLVTGSTGSGKSTTLAAVIDYINRVRSGHIVTIEDPIEFLHRDKKSYVNQREIDVDTRSFSEALRGALRQDPDVILVGEMRDYETIETALTAAETGHLVLSTLHTLDATETVNRVVSVFPPHQQRAIRLQLASVLRAVVSMRLLRAAEPIQGRVPAVEVMIVTPYIRDCIIHGEKTALIRDAIAQGTSQYGMQTFDQSLFDLYSRGLITYEEALNGATNADEFKLRVSGIRSVTEQAREEMERGRKRPGTASLDANRPEPKQFVNWLLEGTEQVTR; encoded by the coding sequence ATGTCACCGAGTATAGATCAATTGCTGACGATCACATGTAGCAAGGGCGCTTCCGACCTGCACATCAAAGCCGGCAGCTTTCCCTTTATGCGTATCAATGGCGAGCTGATGCCCATGGTCGAGGCGCAGCGACTCTCTGCCGAAGACACGCTCAACATGGCCTTCTCGATCATGAACAACCGCCAGAAGCAGCGCTTCAGCGAGATGAGCGAAGTCGATATCGCTTACGGCGTGTCGGGGCTGGGCCGCTTCCGCTGCAATATCTTTCAGCAGCGCGGCACGGTCGGCATGGTGCTGCGCGTCATCCCGACGACCGTGCGCACGGCGGAAGAGTTGCGCCTGCCACCGGTCATCGAAAAGATCGGCGACGAGCCGCGCGGACTGGTGCTGGTCACCGGCTCGACGGGGTCGGGCAAATCCACGACGCTGGCGGCGGTGATCGATTACATCAACCGCGTGCGCAGCGGCCACATCGTCACCATCGAAGACCCCATTGAATTTCTCCACCGCGACAAGAAGTCTTATGTCAATCAGCGCGAGATCGATGTCGACACGCGCAGCTTTTCCGAAGCCCTGCGCGGCGCGCTGCGGCAAGACCCGGATGTCATCCTGGTCGGCGAAATGCGCGATTACGAGACCATCGAGACCGCGCTGACGGCGGCAGAGACCGGCCACCTGGTGTTGTCTACGTTACACACGCTCGACGCGACCGAGACGGTCAACCGCGTCGTCTCGGTCTTCCCGCCGCACCAGCAACGGGCGATCCGCCTGCAACTGGCGAGCGTGCTGCGCGCCGTCGTTTCCATGCGGCTGCTGCGCGCTGCCGAGCCGATCCAGGGACGCGTGCCGGCGGTCGAGGTGATGATCGTGACGCCTTACATCCGCGACTGCATCATCCACGGCGAGAAGACGGCCTTGATCCGCGACGCCATTGCGCAGGGCACCTCGCAGTATGGCATGCAGACCTTTGACCAGTCGTTGTTTGATCTCTATTCGCGCGGCTTGATAACATACGAAGAGGCGCTCAATGGCGCGACCAATGCCGACGAGTTCAAGCTGAGAGTATCCGGCATCCGGTCGGTTACCGAGCAGGCGCGCGAAGAGATGGAGCGCGGTCGCAAGCGCCCGGGCACCGCGTCGCTTGACGCCAACCGGCCCGAGCCCAAGCAGTTTGTCAATTGGCTTTTAGAAGGCACAGAACAGGTGACGCGATAA
- the selA gene encoding L-seryl-tRNA(Sec) selenium transferase, which produces MTNERLRSLPSVERLLARPAATRLAAQLGRDRVRDLLRDILDEMRDELLGVGNQKSGVGSQKSEVRIKPEATADFLFHSDSRLLTSDSFLEEIERRLEARGGAISQPSLRRVINATGVIIHTNLGRAPLAAEAIDALSETAAHYSNLEYDLERGERGHREAHCQERLARLAASEAALVVNNNAAAVLLVLNTLAEQGEVIVSRGELIEIGGSFRIPEVMEKSGARLREVGTTNRTRVEDYERAINEQTRLLLRVHPSNYRIVGFTARPQLAELVELSRRTGVPVYEDLGSGCLVDLAAYGIKDEPVVAESLKAGVAVVTFSGDKMLGGPQAGIIAGTREIIERVRRNPLTRALRVDKLTYAALEATLRLYERGVAHERVPVIRAMAAPLAELRERAGRFCERVAQTTEQRMRATVEAGASVIGGGAAPEVKLPTALVALAAAEWSAATLAERLRAHVVPIIARAERDRLLIDLRTVAADEEGIILDALAAIAQPVPRPTASVNH; this is translated from the coding sequence ATGACGAATGAACGATTGAGATCGCTGCCTTCGGTCGAGCGATTGCTGGCGCGCCCGGCGGCCACGCGCCTGGCTGCGCAACTGGGACGCGACCGCGTCCGCGACCTCCTGCGCGACATTCTTGATGAGATGCGCGATGAGCTTCTGGGAGTCGGGAATCAGAAATCAGGAGTCGGGAGTCAGAAGTCAGAAGTCAGAATAAAGCCGGAGGCGACAGCCGACTTCCTTTTCCATTCTGACTCCAGACTTCTGACTTCTGACTCCTTTCTCGAAGAGATCGAGCGGCGGCTCGAAGCGCGCGGCGGGGCGATCAGCCAACCCTCGCTGCGGCGTGTGATTAATGCTACGGGAGTCATCATTCATACCAACCTCGGTCGCGCGCCGCTGGCCGCGGAGGCGATTGACGCCTTGAGCGAAACGGCAGCGCATTACTCGAATCTCGAATACGACCTTGAGCGCGGCGAGCGCGGCCACCGCGAGGCGCATTGTCAGGAGCGGCTGGCGCGGCTGGCCGCGAGCGAAGCGGCGCTGGTCGTCAACAACAATGCGGCGGCGGTGCTGCTGGTGTTGAACACGCTCGCTGAACAGGGCGAGGTCATTGTCTCGCGCGGCGAGCTGATTGAAATCGGCGGCAGCTTTCGCATCCCCGAAGTCATGGAGAAGAGCGGCGCGCGGCTGCGCGAAGTCGGCACCACCAACCGCACACGCGTTGAAGATTATGAGCGCGCCATCAACGAGCAGACGCGCCTGCTGTTGCGCGTCCACCCGTCGAACTATCGCATTGTCGGTTTCACCGCGCGCCCACAGCTTGCCGAGCTGGTCGAGCTGTCCCGGCGCACAGGCGTCCCGGTTTACGAAGACCTGGGGTCGGGCTGTCTGGTTGACCTCGCGGCTTATGGGATCAAAGACGAGCCGGTGGTTGCCGAATCGCTGAAGGCCGGCGTCGCGGTCGTCACCTTCAGCGGCGACAAGATGCTCGGCGGGCCACAGGCCGGCATCATCGCCGGGACGCGAGAGATCATCGAGCGCGTGCGCCGCAATCCGCTGACGCGCGCCCTGCGCGTAGACAAGCTGACCTATGCGGCGCTCGAAGCCACGCTCAGGCTTTACGAGCGCGGCGTCGCCCACGAGCGCGTCCCGGTGATCCGCGCCATGGCCGCGCCGCTTGCCGAGCTGCGCGAGCGCGCCGGGCGCTTTTGCGAGCGGGTCGCGCAGACGACCGAGCAGCGAATGCGGGCGACGGTCGAAGCCGGCGCTTCGGTGATCGGCGGCGGCGCCGCCCCGGAAGTGAAATTGCCAACGGCGCTCGTCGCTCTGGCCGCCGCCGAGTGGAGCGCCGCCACGCTCGCCGAACGATTGCGAGCGCACGTTGTACCGATCATCGCGCGCGCAGAGCGCGACCGCCTGTTGATCGATCTGCGCACCGTCGCGGCGGATGAGGAAGGCATCATCCTCGACGCCCTGGCCGCCATCGCGCAACCCGTGCCACGGCCTACGGCATCAGTAAATCATTGA
- a CDS encoding MFS transporter translates to MTTSPASDSMAVAERARRRVTARIMPYMFLLFIIAFLDRVNVNFAALAMKDELGFADDVIGFGAGIFFLGYFLLEIPGSILVEKWSARGWIARIMISWGVVAILMGFIQTKTQFYSARFLLGAAEAGFFPGIIVYFSHWFRYEDRAKAVAMFMAAIPISNIIGSPVSGLLLGVHWLGLSGWRWLFIIEGAPAIVFGVVTIFYLTDRPQQARWLPADEREWLTAALEREKQAKQARHSYGILEALRHREVVCLALAYFFMVTAVYGFNFWLPAIIKRQSGWSNMMVAVISDIPYAVALVAILLVGWSSDRTKERRWHTALSMATASLGLLLSLAAQNQTGVAISIFCLAAAGMYAYLPSFWALPTSFLTGTAAAASIGLINSIGNLGGFAGPYVVGYVSNATHSFSGGVLYLSVSAMVAAGLILSLRTTRRRESSAADTPD, encoded by the coding sequence TTGACGACAAGCCCGGCGAGCGATTCGATGGCGGTGGCCGAACGCGCCCGACGGCGCGTTACGGCGCGCATCATGCCTTACATGTTCCTCCTCTTCATCATCGCCTTTCTCGACCGCGTCAACGTCAACTTTGCCGCGCTGGCCATGAAAGACGAGCTAGGCTTTGCCGACGACGTCATCGGCTTCGGCGCCGGCATCTTCTTCCTCGGCTATTTCCTGCTGGAGATTCCCGGCAGCATCCTGGTCGAGAAATGGAGCGCGCGCGGCTGGATCGCCCGCATCATGATCTCCTGGGGTGTGGTCGCCATCCTGATGGGCTTCATCCAGACGAAGACGCAGTTTTACTCGGCGCGCTTCCTGCTTGGCGCGGCAGAGGCGGGCTTCTTTCCCGGCATCATCGTCTACTTCAGCCACTGGTTTCGCTACGAAGACCGCGCCAAGGCGGTCGCCATGTTTATGGCGGCGATTCCCATCTCTAACATCATCGGCTCGCCGGTCTCTGGCCTGCTGCTCGGCGTCCACTGGCTCGGCCTGAGCGGCTGGCGCTGGCTGTTCATCATCGAAGGCGCGCCGGCCATCGTCTTCGGCGTGGTGACGATCTTCTACCTGACCGACCGACCGCAGCAGGCGCGCTGGCTGCCCGCAGACGAGCGTGAGTGGCTGACCGCAGCACTCGAACGCGAGAAGCAGGCCAAGCAGGCCCGGCACAGCTACGGCATTCTTGAAGCCTTGCGCCACCGCGAAGTCGTGTGCCTGGCGCTGGCTTACTTCTTCATGGTGACGGCGGTTTATGGGTTCAACTTCTGGCTGCCGGCGATCATCAAGCGGCAGTCGGGCTGGTCGAACATGATGGTGGCGGTGATTTCCGACATCCCGTACGCGGTGGCGCTGGTCGCCATCCTGCTGGTCGGCTGGTCGTCGGACCGGACGAAAGAGCGGCGCTGGCACACGGCGCTTTCGATGGCGACCGCCAGCCTGGGACTATTGCTGAGCCTTGCCGCGCAGAATCAGACGGGGGTTGCCATCTCGATCTTCTGTCTGGCGGCGGCGGGAATGTATGCCTACCTGCCGAGCTTCTGGGCATTGCCGACCAGCTTTTTGACCGGCACGGCGGCGGCGGCTTCTATCGGGCTGATCAATTCAATCGGCAACCTCGGCGGCTTCGCCGGCCCTTACGTCGTCGGCTACGTCAGCAACGCGACGCATTCGTTTTCGGGCGGCGTCCTCTACCTGTCTGTGTCGGCAATGGTCGCGGCGGGGCTGATCCTCTCTCTCAGGACGACTAGGCGGAGAGAATCCTCCGCGGCAGACACGCCGGATTGA
- a CDS encoding lactonase family protein — MPQHHRRRREFLRSAGLSCISLLAPAGGWSKQRMKDQANRELLLYVGTYTSGKSKGIYLYRFNRATGALRHFRTVSGVSDPSFLAIDPHRRALYAVNETSEFNGKPGGAVSAFAINQQTGELSRLNQQASLGGAPCHLTLDRTGKSLLVANYESGNVAVLRVRRDGSLGAATAVVQHQGASLNVERQQGPHAHCVTFDSAYRYAFAVDLGLDKVMIYRFDAARGKLTPNEVPWAAVKPGAGPRHLAFHPNGLYAYVINELDSTISVFAYDGKRGTLGAVQSISTLPGDFSGTSFCAEVQVAPSGKFLYGSNRGHDSIVVMAIDEQTGKLRPIQHEPTGGKTPRHFTIDPSGAYLLAANQNSDTIHSFRIDASEGKLTPTGYQVEVPSPVCLMLTPAFA; from the coding sequence ATGCCGCAACATCATCGCCGCCGCCGCGAGTTTCTGCGCTCTGCCGGGTTGAGCTGCATCTCTCTACTCGCGCCCGCGGGCGGGTGGTCAAAGCAACGCATGAAGGATCAGGCAAATCGGGAACTGCTGCTCTATGTCGGCACTTATACGTCCGGCAAAAGCAAAGGCATTTACCTCTACCGTTTCAACCGCGCGACCGGCGCGCTACGCCATTTTCGCACCGTCAGCGGCGTCAGCGATCCTTCCTTCTTAGCCATTGATCCGCACAGGCGCGCCCTCTATGCGGTCAATGAAACGAGCGAGTTTAACGGCAAGCCCGGCGGCGCGGTGAGCGCCTTTGCGATCAATCAGCAGACCGGCGAATTGAGCCGCTTGAATCAACAGGCTTCGCTGGGCGGCGCGCCCTGCCACCTGACCCTGGACCGGACGGGGAAATCATTGCTGGTCGCCAACTATGAAAGCGGCAACGTCGCGGTCCTGCGCGTGCGACGCGACGGCAGCCTCGGCGCGGCGACGGCGGTGGTGCAACACCAGGGCGCAAGCCTCAACGTCGAGCGACAGCAAGGGCCGCACGCGCATTGCGTCACCTTTGACTCCGCGTATCGCTACGCCTTCGCCGTCGATCTCGGCCTCGATAAAGTCATGATCTACCGCTTCGACGCGGCGCGCGGCAAGCTGACGCCGAACGAGGTGCCGTGGGCCGCCGTCAAGCCAGGCGCAGGGCCGCGTCATCTGGCATTTCACCCAAATGGCCTGTACGCCTATGTCATTAATGAGCTGGATTCGACGATCTCGGTGTTTGCCTATGACGGCAAGCGCGGCACGCTCGGTGCGGTGCAATCCATCTCAACGCTGCCGGGCGATTTCTCCGGCACGAGTTTCTGCGCGGAGGTGCAGGTCGCGCCTTCGGGGAAATTCCTGTATGGCTCGAACCGTGGCCATGACAGCATCGTCGTCATGGCTATCGATGAGCAAACCGGCAAGCTTCGGCCTATCCAACATGAGCCGACGGGCGGCAAGACGCCTCGCCATTTCACCATTGATCCGAGCGGCGCTTACTTGCTGGCCGCCAACCAGAACTCCGACACCATCCATAGCTTTCGCATTGACGCCAGCGAAGGCAAGCTGACGCCGACCGGTTATCAAGTAGAAGTGCCATCGCCGGTGTGCTTGATGCTGACGCCGGCCTTCGCTTGA
- a CDS encoding regulatory protein RecX yields MNILGARPRSEAQLRERLLAKPWADAKLVDECIAKLKELGYVNDATFAESYANYRLTARPVGRQRLARELTQKRVARQTIDRALDTAYEETSEEALIDRALAKRLRLHGRPTDRQSAKRLFDHLMRLGFGYDLIVRKLSELRADVSDE; encoded by the coding sequence TTGAATATTCTGGGGGCGCGGCCACGCAGCGAAGCGCAGTTGCGCGAGCGGCTGCTGGCCAAGCCCTGGGCTGACGCGAAACTGGTTGACGAGTGCATAGCCAAGCTCAAAGAGCTAGGCTACGTCAACGACGCGACGTTTGCCGAAAGCTATGCGAATTACCGGCTGACGGCGCGGCCCGTCGGGCGGCAGCGGCTGGCGCGCGAGCTAACCCAAAAACGGGTCGCCCGGCAGACGATTGACCGCGCCCTGGACACGGCTTATGAGGAAACGAGCGAGGAAGCCTTGATTGACCGCGCCCTCGCCAAGCGCCTGCGGCTGCACGGTCGCCCCACCGACAGGCAGAGCGCCAAGCGGTTGTTTGATCACCTGATGCGGCTCGGCTTCGGCTATGATCTGATCGTTCGCAAGCTGAGCGAGCTTCGGGCCGATGTCAGTGATGAGTGA
- a CDS encoding MXAN_5187 C-terminal domain-containing protein: MDSKQVNPIDEELDRLEYEMRRLKIEYDIFFNGGTARPPLDTKGRVETTIKRLYDSRNISFSQRFRYNSLVARYNVMRELWRRQTQDREESGRPPTAEALMALRDRLPTIRFKDLQNEPEKISELYDTLIAAKRKCGERVGGLSLEAFTEFLKGRVSQIKRELATDTVEFVVGVDNGRVRFTARAATETKKGR; this comes from the coding sequence ATGGATTCCAAGCAAGTCAACCCAATTGACGAAGAGCTTGACCGGCTCGAATATGAAATGCGCCGCCTGAAGATCGAGTATGACATCTTCTTCAATGGCGGCACCGCGCGCCCGCCGCTCGACACCAAGGGACGTGTCGAAACCACCATCAAGCGGCTCTACGACTCGCGCAACATCTCCTTCAGTCAGCGCTTTCGTTATAACAGCCTGGTGGCGCGCTACAACGTCATGCGCGAGCTATGGCGGCGGCAGACGCAGGACCGCGAAGAGAGCGGACGCCCGCCGACCGCCGAAGCGCTGATGGCGCTGCGCGACCGACTGCCGACCATTCGCTTCAAAGATTTGCAGAACGAGCCGGAGAAGATCAGCGAGCTTTACGACACGCTGATCGCCGCCAAACGCAAGTGCGGCGAGCGCGTCGGCGGGCTCTCGCTCGAAGCCTTCACCGAATTCCTGAAGGGGCGGGTCTCACAGATCAAGCGCGAGCTGGCGACCGATACCGTCGAATTTGTCGTTGGAGTTGATAATGGCCGGGTGCGATTCACGGCGCGAGCGGCAACCGAAACCAAGAAGGGTCGTTAA